TGCTCATATCCAGTTCTGTTCCTTCCAGGTGATCGCGCATGAAATCCATCACTTGCATCACGTCTACTTTCTCGCTGGGTTTAATCCATAACGGCATACGGTTGGTTGCGTAACCTTTGCTATCCCGTTGAATGTTTCTTCCCGTGGCGTAATCCCAGTATTGAGCCATGTCCGGGTTCACGGCATTGAAGAATGCCCAAACACGGATTTCACAGGCACGAGCCCCGCTGAAGTCAACCGGAGCGTAAGTATCAGAGAAACTGAAATCTTTATTTTTCCCGTCTTGAGGATAGAATCCTTTTTCTTTCGCGAAAGAGATCACGTCCTTGGAATACACGGTGGTGATATTCGGATCGTAAATCTTGTTCATTTTGTCAGAAGAGATAGAAGTTTTACCTTCTAGCGGGAAAGTCGTGATACGAGCTTGGTTCGCGTGGGCGGAAACATACCCGTCCGGTACCATACGTGCTACCCAAACAGCTCCTTTTTCTCCTTCTCCCTTACCGATGATTTCGATAATCCATACTTCGTTCGGGTCAATGATAGAGATAGACTCTCCACTACTTGCCCAACCGTATTTTTCAATCAAGTCGGTCATTACCACAATGGCCTCACGGGCGTTTTTCGCACGTTGTAACGTGATATATATAGCGCTACCATAATCTATAATAGCTCCCGTTTGGGATTCCAATTCTTTACGTCCCCCGAAAGTGGTTTCGGAAATAGCGAGCTGATGCTCGTTCATGTTTCCTACCACGTTGTACGTGTGGGCTACTTGCGGGATTTTACCCATAAATTTGCCGGTGTCCCACTCGTAGACATCGAGCATACTTCCGGCAGGCCAGTCTTGTGCGGGCCAGTGATACAATTCTCCGTATAAAACGTGGGAGTCGGCAGAATAAGTGACCATTGTCGACCCGTCTTTCGTTGCTCCTTTCGTGAATAAAAAGTTCGTGCAGGCCATCGTGTACGTGGTGCAGCAAACTAACGCTAGTGTAACCAGTAAATGTGCTTTTCTCATTTTTAGTTATTGGTTTATGATTATTTTGATAATTATCGAATTCTGTCAAAAGATTTGAGCAATTTGATGTCTTTAAGTATTCCCCTTATGGCTAGGTACGTGAAAATAATACAGATCACGGGCAATATAAGGCTGAATTTATAAAGAATCTCGGCGTTCATTTTGTCCGCGAATTGATTGATGTGATACCACATCAAGATAATGGCACCGATCAATAAGATGATTTCCACGATACATAAACGCAATTGGAGGAAACGTTTTTTAAACAAGAACACGTTCACTAAGGGAACCCCGATCGTGAAAATATTCATGATTAATAAGGCCCAGTAGTGGGCTTGTAGCACGCTGTTTTCTCCAATGAGAACCACGCCATAAGTAAAAAAGTTATAGCTCGCGTCATTCGGGATAAGCAATTGGGCGATCGGCACGTACAACGGAATCGTCATGATGATAGCTACCACGAGCAAGTAAATAGTTTGAATCCTTTGAATCATAATTAATAAGTGATTAACGTATGAGAGAATTTAATGTATATTCAATAAGTTTCTTCATGTGCGGTTTGTAATCGGCCGAGGCATCCCCGTTGGCCCGGTTGGCAATGATCAGGCAAATCGTGGTGGCCCGATGGCCCATAAGAGCGGCCAGCCCGGCAATGGCGGCACTTTCCATCTCGTAATTGACAATTTTGTAATTCCCGAATTCGAAACGGGCAATCTCGTCATTCACTGTCGGCATCTCGATCGGTAAGCGAAGCACTCGGCCCTGTGGCCCGTAGAATCCGTTTGCCGTCAACGTGACGCCTTTCACGGTAACGCCTTCCGTGTGTAATTTGTCCACCAGTTCGTCAGATGCTTTTACCGCGTACGGGCGGGCTGCTAAGGATGTCCAGTGACACTCATTGATAAAGGCCTCCTCGAAAGCGGCATCACATACCATTTCGTTATCCCGGTAGAAACGCAATACCCCGTCTATGCCGAGGCTCATTTCCGAGATCACGAATGAATGTACGGGTACATCTGCTTGCACGGAACCGGAAGTCCCGATTCGTACTATATTTAATGTTTTCTTTTCCGCGTTTATTTCTTTGGTGTGCAAGTTGATATTGACCAAAGCATCCAGTTCATTCATCACGATGTCGATGTTATCCGCACCGATTCCGGTAGAGATAACTGACAGGCGGTGTCCCTTGTAATATCCGGTGATGGTACAGAACTCCCGGTCGCTTTTCCTGACTTCTATTTTCTCGAAATACGAGGCAATCATTTCTACTCGGGAAGGGTCACCCACGAGGATCACTTGTTTTGCCAGATCTTCGGGATGAAGGTGGAGGTGAAAAACACTCCCGTCATCGTTCGTGATTAATTCTGATGATTTTATTGGCTCCATATACTGTTTACTTTTTGAGCAACCAAATTTAATGATGTTCATCGGATATACAAAAAAAAGTCGTATTTAAAATTGGAATGTTGAGATAGGGGGTATGCTTAGTATGTAGATCAATTCAGAATAGGGTGTAAGCTTGTTTGGCAATTTGTGTATTTTGCAGATACATAGTGTTGTTAAATGATTATTTTTAATAATATTTTATAAAGTGAATATTTATTATCATATTTGTAAGGAGGTTTGTTATTTAGCGTGTGTTATTATGCAAAAGAAAAGTATCTTGTTTGAGGCAATATTCATTCGAGGGCGTCCTTGACGAAAATCGAGCATATATCTCTAATATGTCGGTTGTTAGATGATCCTATTGGGAGTGCCTCTGTCTGTATGTTGCTATGAAAAACAATAATACGGAATGTTTTGTTAGGGAACCGACAGGTTTTTAATGTATTAGTTTGATACGATGCTTATGAAAATGAAATTTCTCTGTATAGTAATAATTCAGTTGCTATTTTTTTCTTGTCAAACAGATGTTCTTGATGAGATGGAGCCTTTGAATTCAGAGGGGAAACAGTTTATGACACTAATTTCTACTTATGAAAATTGGCAAACTGATTGGCAAACTGTAACTAAAATGGGTACCCCGTTGCCTAATGAAGCGGCCATTCGATTCTTTCTTTCACAAAATTCATATTACATAGTGCCGATTGTGAGAGAGAAAGAAATTACGAGTATTGCGCTCTATCCCATATTAGTTGATGGGGGAAAGAATTTGGTAACAACATCTCCTACGATTATAAGCAAAGAAGAGGCAAAAAACAATATTTTGTTACAAGGACTTTTGAAATCTACTTTATTCTCTGTTTGGAAAGCCAATGGATATTCAATTAATTTTGAAGAAAATCGCAAAGTTTTAATACAAGATTTGCCATTAACACGGCATATTTCATATCAAGATACACATATGTTTTGCCTTGAAGGTGATATAACGTTTTATTACTATAGTGAAGAGGATTATCGTAGGTGTATTTCAGAACAGTATGCGGCTTGTGCCAGATATAGATTTGCGATGTCCGAGTATGGTTTTACTATGAAGGGTGCAGATGGTTATATATGTGCCTACATAGATGCTGCGACAATGCCTTTTGATGAAGCAATGAATATATTTTATGCTTGTTATGAGCGATTAGAACTTGAATTAAGGTCGATAGATGGTGTAACTGATGTTGATATTTATGCTGTGAACATGAACGAGGGTATCGTAAATTCTGATGGAGATTCAGGAAGCGAGTCAAAGCAGGATGAAGTAAAATGTCCATACGGAAAATGTTCAGGAGATCCTTGTACATGTTGTTCTATATGCCAAGGCCCTTGTAAATGTCCAAATTGCCATAAAGATCCGTGTGAATGTATAAGAAATGTCCTGTTAACAATTAAAAGTACGACAACAGGAGAAATGGCTGTCGTTAGAATAGGAACGACAACAGAGCAATATTATGTTCCTCTTTATAATGTGGTCCTTGAGGGAACAGATGATTCTGGAAATGCTGTTGTGGTGGATTATGTGGCAATACGGTTTGGTGTAAAATATGAAAATGATATTCCTGTTGTTAAAGGATTACAGGATGAAAAGACTTATACCATAAGTGATTTTATCCCAGCATATTGTGGGGAAAGTCC
The window above is part of the Butyricimonas paravirosa genome. Proteins encoded here:
- a CDS encoding dipeptidase; translation: MRKAHLLVTLALVCCTTYTMACTNFLFTKGATKDGSTMVTYSADSHVLYGELYHWPAQDWPAGSMLDVYEWDTGKFMGKIPQVAHTYNVVGNMNEHQLAISETTFGGRKELESQTGAIIDYGSAIYITLQRAKNAREAIVVMTDLIEKYGWASSGESISIIDPNEVWIIEIIGKGEGEKGAVWVARMVPDGYVSAHANQARITTFPLEGKTSISSDKMNKIYDPNITTVYSKDVISFAKEKGFYPQDGKNKDFSFSDTYAPVDFSGARACEIRVWAFFNAVNPDMAQYWDYATGRNIQRDSKGYATNRMPLWIKPSEKVDVMQVMDFMRDHLEGTELDMSKDMGAGPYECPYRWRPMSFKVDGKEYVHERATATQQTGFTFVAQCRSWLPDEIGGILWFGVDDAASSVYFPMYSAATEVPFAFAVGNGSMMEFTNKAAFWVFNQVTNFAYTRYNLIHPEIRAKQVALEQQYVNFVQMIDAGAKEMLAQDKESAIKFITDFSCRTGNHLVDTWRDFYGYLFCKFMDGNVKTAIPGEKNPKVEQPALPEWYLRMIIEQTGKKLEVVE
- a CDS encoding nucleoside phosphorylase → MEPIKSSELITNDDGSVFHLHLHPEDLAKQVILVGDPSRVEMIASYFEKIEVRKSDREFCTITGYYKGHRLSVISTGIGADNIDIVMNELDALVNINLHTKEINAEKKTLNIVRIGTSGSVQADVPVHSFVISEMSLGIDGVLRFYRDNEMVCDAAFEEAFINECHWTSLAARPYAVKASDELVDKLHTEGVTVKGVTLTANGFYGPQGRVLRLPIEMPTVNDEIARFEFGNYKIVNYEMESAAIAGLAALMGHRATTICLIIANRANGDASADYKPHMKKLIEYTLNSLIR
- a CDS encoding DUF4293 domain-containing protein translates to MIQRIQTIYLLVVAIIMTIPLYVPIAQLLIPNDASYNFFTYGVVLIGENSVLQAHYWALLIMNIFTIGVPLVNVFLFKKRFLQLRLCIVEIILLIGAIILMWYHINQFADKMNAEILYKFSLILPVICIIFTYLAIRGILKDIKLLKSFDRIR